One window of Bos javanicus breed banteng chromosome 1, ARS-OSU_banteng_1.0, whole genome shotgun sequence genomic DNA carries:
- the LOC133246204 gene encoding 5-hydroxytryptamine receptor 3E-like: MDRSWFRRERLYFFLVLSLLLPGRGSTFTINCTGFGQNGKYMTALDSVFERKAFRPAINFSIPTIVNISFTVSAILDVVWDNPFISWNPEECEGISKISVATKNLWLPDIFITEFMDVDKTPKGLKAFISNEGRIRYKKPMKVVSICNLNIFYFPFDQQNCTLTFSSFLYTVEYISLGMENEVWEIAHTSQDIIQTHGEWELLGINKATPKKSVGTNLYDQIIFYVAIRRRPKFYIMNLLVPSSFLVSIDAFSFYLPAGSKDRAPFKITLLLGYNVFLLMMNDLLPASGTPLISVYFALCLSLMVLSLLETIFISYLLDLATTQPPPMPRWLHFLLLHCTSPRTCCPAVPQKRNTGLDHLPGMKEPMELAGKLPGPRETKLNGCPGSTRAQQEDKAQKQHLVSLWVQFSHMMDTLLFCLYLIFLATSIVTVIILWNT, from the exons ATGGACAGAAGCTGGTTCCGCAGGGAGAGACTCTACTTCTTTCTTGTTCTCAGTCTTCTGCTTCCAG GAAGAGGCAGTACTTTCACCATCAACTGCACAGGGTTTGGTCAGAATGGGAAGTATATGACCGCTCTGGATTCAGTGTTTGAGAGAAAGGCCTTCCGTCCAGCCATCAACTTCAGCATCCCCACCATAGTCAACATCTCTTTCACTGTGTCTGCCATCCTAGATGTT GTCTGGGACAACCCATTTATTAGTTGGAACCCAGAGGAGTGTGAGGGCATCTCGAAGATCAGTGTGGCAACCAAGAACCTGTGGCTCCCAGACATTTTCATCACTGAATT CATGGATGTGGATAAGACCCCAAAAGGCCTCAAGGCATTCATAAGTAATGAAGGTCGCATCAGGTATAAGAAACCCATGAAGGTGGTGAGCATCTGTAACCTGAACATCTTCTACTTCCCCTTTGACCAACAGAACTGCACCCTCACCTTCAGCTCATTTCTCTACACAG TGGAGTACATATCACTGGGCATGGAGAATGAAGTGTGGGAAATAGCACACACATCCCAGGACATCATTCAGACCCATGGAGAATGGGAGCTCTTGGGCATCAACAAGGCCACCCCAAAGAAGTCTGTGGGCACCAACCTGTATGATCAGATCATCTTCTAT GTGGCCATCAGGCGCAGACCCAAATTCTACATTATGAATCTCCTGGTGCCGAGTAGCTTTCTGGTCTCCATTGATGCCTTCAGCTTCTATCTGCCAGCAGGAAGCAAGGACCGTGCTCCGTTCAAGATAACTCTTCTGCTGGGCTACAATGTCTTCCTGCTCATGATGAATGACTTACTCCCTGCCAGTGGCACCCCCCTCATCA GTGTCTATTTTGCCCTGTGTCTGTCCCTGATGGTGCTCAGCCTGCTGGAGACCATCTTCATCTCCTACCTACTGGACCTGGCCACCACCCAGCCCCCACCTATGCCTCGTTGGCTCCATTTCCTGCTTCTACACTGCACCAGCCCAAGGACATGCTGCCCTGCTGTGCCCCAGAAGAGAAACACGGGCCTTGACCACCTGCCTG GTATGAAGGAGCCCATGGAGTTGGCGGGGAAGTTGCCAGGTCCCAGAGAGACAAAGCTAAATGGGTGCCCTGGGTCCACGAGGGCCCAGCAGGAAGACAAGGCTCAAAAGCAGCACTTGGTCAGCCTGTGGGTGCAGTTCAGCCACATGATGGACACCTTGCTCTTCTGCCTCTACCTGATCTTCTTGGCCACTTCCATTGTCACAGTCATCATCCTCTGGAACACCTAA